gtttggccacatgcgtagcaagtgaccaactttcgtgggttgggtcccttttgagtgatgggggtggcacttccacaatgtttggcgatgtgaccacttccttggcgccggtggcggaacctgccacatccttcaaagtgatgcttgcggcattcgttacaaaaaaggtagttttccggtatagcctttcttgtcgttggaggcgaaaggcttcttggagaggttgttgtggttgcttgattgagaggcttcccatgttcttttgttgttactcgggtggttctcgaccattggtgctggtgcttccatttcattcaccgtttctaaggcttggcgggccattgttaaagcctcttgtaggttagtgggttgagatgtcattaccttgtgttgaatgctcttagggaggccatccatgtaaagttcgactcttagggattcgggagtcatgagatttggacacatcgagactagttcggtaaaccgttgattataagcttcgaggtcatttccgaccgtttttaaattccttagaccctgttcgagccttcgagtctcgtcgcacgggaagtattcggtgatcattctttctcttaattcggtccaagagagtgtgtgggcttcatcgcttcccactaattgtacatacgtgttccaccatgagagagcaataccggtgaaagtgagggtggaaaacttgaccttatcttggtctcgacaaccgcttgtgttaaaaacggtctccatttgttcaaaccatcgggtgagagtaaccggtcccccggttccatcgaaagtgggaggattgtacttcatgaagttcttgtaggagcaaccttcgattgaattaccggctccatgattgttgttgttagaaaagtgatcggccacggccgtacccacggcggtggttatcattcgttgaagagcttgttctagagtttcgagaggagtattgtgttgaccttggtgagccattgttccttcatgagacaagaatatcgttggttagtattttcaacaatactaaccgtggcatggaataaggatagagagaaaattttccttgactcgccttaaattctctatgtcataatgtcggaacgtccatgtgaatcaccgtaatataatcccggaaattatattaccctgattctcatgtgcatttaacattacttcataaagtcaaggtggcgcatcaacaaaatttatcaacgtaagatcaagatcgaatacgagttagatatgatagaagagttcgagtataaatgcacaattagtcaaataattcctacttcagtctatatgccggttgtagtctagattcacctatgtaccctatgactcggggtggacataaatgaactctaaatccctacaaccaaggctctgataccacttgtagcgaccccgacaaatcgtcaagtgacggcgtcggctacgtgggtcccattacctgattataagtcttttagataacttttgaccaaaatatgtcgccttcatttcaaaataaagattgtttcaaagtttacaagaattgttcaaccaatagttaagttacaacgttataatacgaatgaaatctaggcgacacggtttaaagtaaagtcaaaagacgctccatgaaatgcacgtatactcgacatccaatgcaagtatcaaataataagcggaagcatgtttcacatatcgtgtaagacctgagaaaaacatagaaatctgtcaacaaaaacgttggtgaaatcataggtttaagtatgtaagtgagtaaaagtaagtaagtgagtaaaagtaagtaagtcgaaccacaaggtttgcaaagttgaaataatagtaatacattctaaaagttaatattcacgagcacccaattatcaaagcttaacattccatccattgtataccccatccatagtgctagaacaaacactgattctcgaaaatatatttcatccgtagacggtagcgaaccgtcagagatgagggttgtcaacccatatggccatataacataagttctcgcttacacccgtcaagtgtaactaatgataatcgaattgaggatttttgttctaaactcgtatgtagaatgtttgttttcccgttcttgtgttcacttagttcaaaagaatcgtttatgttttctcatcccaaatataagttcaaaaagagtaaaagtgggactatgatctcaccttgcgtgcaagagttaataaagtacttcaacaagtaaacgcgtgcaaagacaaagctagtcttgacctaaacatataggttatatcaataacggtaaacacaaacggtcaaagatgttcaattagtcctatggctcgttacaactcgattatgtagcatgtgaatcaattagtcaagtttcatgcacgatacaagtaattaagcatgttagaacgatcgtataattgtttggttaagtttgactaaaagtcaaacttggtcaaagtcaaggtcaacggggtcgggtcgggtgtccgacaattttctcatgatgagaagtcatatacgagcataatagtcaagtttcatgttaatcggagttacggttaagcgggaaacattttgggagcgtttaaagacaaggaagttggcctgggccatttgcgcggtgcgcaatgggttgcgcggcgcgcacccatgtgcaataccaggtcagaactcgaccaagggaaccatttatttggtttttctgatttgcgcggtgcgcaggtgcacgcgcggcgcgcataacctggggaagtgttgattgcagaaaaaaaataacttaagtaacgaaccaaaactcattttaacatatttcatgcaccgaaaacacttaaaacgcatatcatataacatgagaaaggtaatttgacaaggagaataactaaacgcatttactcaatcaaaaccaaacaacttatatcaaaatcaccattaatgctcatcatttattactccaagttcataaatgccatattatgattcggtaaattaatgcacatgtgtaatacgccgttttgaagataatcaagcatacattactactaaatactaacaattaacatttcatggcattcaagcatccaaaaattcatgtcaagaactatcaaaccctagtcaaacatctcaacatcaataatcatgtttttgaagttttcttaatcaacctacacatcaaattgaagctaatgatgctagtaacacatttaatacatgaactttaacaattaaacaacatatgatcatccaaaatcaaagattaagcatgcatttttcattttcaagctagttacaccaaaaacaacaaatcgagcatacaaattacatacacaacatcacaatgagccatagacactaattaacacacttttaagtcaagaacatgaatttaaagaaatctagtgatttagaaatgttacccaaatgtgatgaaattggtaccaaatcgaagaggatgaagagaggatcacgaatatataatttgttttgatgtttgattgcttgaatggaaatagatgatgaatttagtgaatgggtgttttgagttcaaaaatggtggagagaaaagaaaaaaagaaagtgggaggtgaaatgagtggataagaggaggtgttgaccatttgacctagtcaaatgtttggcaccttggcgaaactagtccctcaagtttgttgtcgggtgcgggaattaaccaaacgaaatattttaaaacgttagagtaaacgagtgatgttataattaaataacgagaatattatgaacgttcgtcaacggagtcgacgaatttaaatacgaaagatattattatataaaaaaaaacggtgttaaaaataaatttaacggaaaaacgcgggatgttacagttttgATGGATCGCCTAATGGGCCTAAGATGGGCCCAGTTTGTTGTGGATGCTTCTATTGACCTTTCAGATATCGATGAGGATGACTTGACGTTTGCGCAAAAAATTGGATAGACTGAAGAAGGAGAAAAAAAAAAAGGAAGCAATTGCGGCTACTCGGAATGAAGAAATGGAATAAGATAAACCACTGCCGGTTTTGTTTGGTCGAAGCGGAAGAAAATATTACGATTGCGATGTGAAAGATTTTCTAAATCGTGGTATGTTGTGAATAGAAACATCACAAAAAGTCAACTTGGCAAAGTAAAATTGAAGTCACGGAAGAAGATGTCCGACGCATCCACTTCGGGTTCTTTAAGCTTAAATATCACATTGAAGACTTGGATTACGGGGAAGCATTTCAAAACTTGTTTTTGGTAGTTAAAAAAGTCAAGAAGGGTGTTGCAAGGTTGCGGTTAAGAAAGAAGATTCATCGACAAATGGGATAGGAATAATGTTTGAGGAGGCTTTCGCAACATTCAATGAAATGATGACGAGTATGGTCGAGGAGAGCGGACCATTTATTGCTACTCTTATTAATCCTTGTGAGTTCCCTAATAAACCGGTTAAAAGTAAGAATCAATAAAAGAGGAAGAAATAATTGGTTTAGGTCGCAAAGATGGAAGAATTCAATGTCTTTATGAAGGATATATGAGCTCGGAGTTCTCGGTTTTCGTGTTTCGTAGCATCTTGCCGGTTCTGTAAACGAATTTCGTAAAGTTGCCGCTTTCTAGGTACGAGCCTTATATATTTTTGTTGAAAACGTTttcttatttatataaatataaaatataaattttcttgGAAATAAAAAAAAGTAGCGTATACGCGGATGTACATAATCCCTACCAATACCAGAAAATCCCACAGAAAGAAAAACACAATCACCGGAACTTTTCTTTTCCGATCCTATCCCACCGAGTCACCACCGGTTCGATTCAGTTAATAACAATGGAAGGAGTCGGTGCACGACTCGGCCGATCCTCAAATCGGTATGGACCAGCCGTCGTGTTTACAGGTCCGgtaagaaaatggaaaaagaagtGGATCCACGTAACGCCGCCGAACAGCGGCGCCAAAACCACCGGTGCCGGAAGTAATCTTCAATCTAGTGTTATTAGTAACGGTACTAATGATAACGGATCTCATATTTTGCTGTTTAAATGGACTCCTATTAGTCAAAATCAAAGTCAAAGTAAAAAAGTCAACAAACATTataatggtgatggtgatggtgatgttaatgccactgatgatgatgatgatgagcaaCCGCCTCGCCGGAAAATTAAGTATATTCCGGTATTCATCCTTCATCAAATTTTAACATATTAATGAATTTTTTATAATTTGTTGTTATGTTTCATGATATACTAGAAGACTATATAGTAATATTTAAATTACAGCTTTTTTTTTTCAATATAGATAGATGTACTGTAGAATATAAATTAAATTTTGTAGCTTTAAATTAGGGGATTATTTAGGATTAgaaccaaggttgaaaaagacgcggacgggtcgagacggtcgggaccTTAAAACGTCGAGACAGGCTTTGAGTAACGTTGacttttatatatacatacacatattttAAAGCTAAGTTTTTTTTGACTAGTTTGTACCTATAATCGATATTATCGTAAATATAATAAAAAAGTAACACTAAACTACGCCAATTTTGATCGATTATTCGATTTGACTGACTTTTGATCGATATTAACCGAATTattgacttttgaccggcgttgacctgACCTTTCCCACATCTGACCCGacttttgactattgaccgacttattagaagacgggacggggtcgagacggaatggtcaccaaaacgtcgcaacggacgTCGTTTACAACACTGATTAGAACTGTAAAAGTTATCAGACTACTTTAGGAGGTTTGATTTTTAATAATAGAATAATTGAATTATAGCTAGAACTATCTAGGGTTAATTTGTTACTGTTAACTCTAAGTTTATGGTCTTTCCATGCATACAATTTAACTAACAGACTTACTGATACCATGGAGTATAAAGCTTTAGAAGAATAGGGATACAAGTTCTCTTTTAAATCTGAGTTCTAGTGTCGGACTCGAGTTATACGAGCATTAAAGATATTTATCTTACAAGAAAAATTCAACAACCAGTTGTATTTATGCATTAGGTTTTAAAAGTCGAATAATTTAATATGATACCATCTTGTATTTCAATAGTCATAATCGCGCTATTGTGATATGAATGACCATGAGCGAACAAGcttataacaacttaaattaactttGAAGAAATTATGCTTTATGCAGTTCTGTGGGATACCTATGAAAACGTTTTACCTCCTATCTAATGGACTTTTCAGTCATATGGCTATTCAAAGATCTTACTCAAAAAGTCGAGAATTTATTTTCTCTTAATTTTGCTGTCATGAAAAAAATACTACTACGTACCATATTCTTTTTGGGTTATCCTAACAAAATGTAACATTTTGTATCCAAATCTGCTTTTTTCAGTTATCTTTATCTGTTACCGGTAACTTGGTTTTTTGGCTCACATGttttatttactttttttttttttttttttttttgtattacggGTCACTTCAGACATTTGGTCAGTAGTGAAAGTATATAGCCTTTGAGTTGTTAGTCATGGATCGATTCTAAGTCCATCTGTAAGTCTTGCTTTTGTGCACTTGCTCTTTACATAATTAAGTAATCGTGAAACAGAGAGGTGGGAGTTTTAACCCATTTACGTATGATTGTATCGATCTGTGCTATGCTCTATGTCAGCCTCTCGGGTGTGTCAAATCATAAACAGGTCAAATGGCCTATGGATGATTtaagttaaaatatttttatcattggtTACAGTAAATTAAAATACAACCTAGTCAATTGCTTTATTAAACACTTAGATTTCtattttaattataaatttaaaaatatttaattgtgTTCAACAAGTTAATTATTGATTTGACTCAGCAAGGTTATTTTAAAGTTTGAACGGGTAGTTTAGAGCTAAACCAATAATCTAaattatctaatactttgttaaataATGTATCAGTAATTTAGTATTCAAAGACATATAGCAAGACCTGTTTTTTATATTGCTTGATGGTTTTATGTCATTGTTTTACATCAGATAGTGTTACTCGAAGAACAAAACAAAGAGTCTTCGGAGGAGCATATTGATGAAGCCATTGAGACTAACCCAAATTCCAAGGATAACAATGTTAATGATTTGCCCATGGAAGAGAATGAGGTAATTTGACTTATCTACAGTAATTCTATAATCATTTTATTGTAATACTTTAGAGTATATTTGAACTGAGGTAACGAAATTACTGTACTGTCGTGTTTAACAATAATTATTTCGAAATGTTTTATCTTTTTGCCCCAAAACTGTTTTCATTTGACCCGGTTTCCCAACCGGATAGCCCTATTAAAGTCAACTTTGTTTTGCAGTTATACTTAAAGACTCACTTTTTTTTTAACTGTTAAATTTTAAGGTTTCCGAAGAGACAAATGTTGCAAGGCAGGATCTCAATGGAAGCACATTGGATCTGAACGCTCGTGATGGATTTGAAGATCCTGAAGAAACAAAAGATTAAGCACGATAaatcgtgtgtgtgtgtgtgtgtgtttttttttttttttttttttagctgggAAGAGGATGAGAGATGTGGTGGCACAGGGGCTTCACATGCTCTAGATATCATACTGAAAAACTTCTGACTTAATTGAATTGTTCGAGTCAAACGAAAGATACAGAATTAGGGTTTCAATTTGTATGGATGATGTAAGTTTATAATTACCCAAATCCTATTTTAACTTTGGCCCAGGTTTCACTTGCAGTCCTTTACAAACTTTAATTACACCAACCATCCTTTTATTTTGGAAACTGTTACGTCAATAGTCCTTTAGACCAACAATTAGCTAGAAATGACCATACTTTCAGATTTAGTATGCAATACTGATTGCAGAAGGTTTGTGCAACTGCTGAATAAAAATTTAGGCTTCCATCGTCAGATTTTATACTGTGTTGAGCATTTTTATGACACGTTTAATTTGTTGAAGAAACGGGGATAGTGGTTAGATATATATTTCCGGGCTATATTATGTAATGAAGTCTTAGGTTTGAATCCCGTCTgggacgaatatttagtggtggtcaCTGGTCAGGAAAGGGTTGGAAATAGCCATAGAGTAATCTTGTTGGGCTGTGTACATTAGAGTATGAAGTCGgattttaccttttttttttttttttttttttttttttttttttttttttttaacaaggtTTTGAGACAATATTTGACATATAGCAATACAAGTAGTATACAACTGAAGGCCGGAAATAAGGAGAAAAATGCAAAATGATCAAACAAATAGTATTTTTATAACATTATTTCTGAACAAACATAATGAACCATTTCAAGACCAACAAATTGAGATTTCTCCATAGACAAGAATAAAAATTTCAACTTTTTAGATCAGAAAGCTTAGTTTGATTGCGTCAAGGTATTCGTCATCATTCCTTTACAGCAACAGCAGCCTTTTCTTCGTTAAAATAGTCGTGCCTGATACATGGGTCAACGCAAACACAATGATCAGCCAAACCAACTCTCATCATAAT
This genomic stretch from Rutidosis leptorrhynchoides isolate AG116_Rl617_1_P2 chromosome 11, CSIRO_AGI_Rlap_v1, whole genome shotgun sequence harbors:
- the LOC139874800 gene encoding uncharacterized protein; the protein is MEGVGARLGRSSNRYGPAVVFTGPVRKWKKKWIHVTPPNSGAKTTGAGSNLQSSVISNGTNDNGSHILLFKWTPISQNQSQSKKVNKHYNGDGDGDVNATDDDDDEQPPRRKIKYIPIVLLEEQNKESSEEHIDEAIETNPNSKDNNVNDLPMEENEVSEETNVARQDLNGSTLDLNARDGFEDPEETKD